A region of the Silene latifolia isolate original U9 population chromosome 9, ASM4854445v1, whole genome shotgun sequence genome:
attaaatattaaacCCATGTGGAATCAACCTAATTTCCGAGGGTTTAGACCTCCGTAGCAGGAGACCGGCCCAAAAACAAGAGTTCATCCTAAAATCCATTGATAATATGAAAAGTAATCCACTTATTTATAAGTTCGTCGCTTCACTATTTTTCTACAGATGTGGGATAAGGCCTCCCATCATGACACATGTTGTGGGAAGAGACCTCACCCGTCACCACTGAGTTCCTCAAATTTCAGAATGTAAGCCTTCGATCTCATCCTGCAATGTGCCCAAACAGTCATCCTGTAGTAACAAGAAACTATCCTTCATTAGTTGCATATAGTATCCAACCGGGCCAACCCAAATTATCTGATCCGTACCCGCTTGCCATTGAGAGACCTAACAAATTTAACTTAATCGTATCCGAATTCGTTACATCCCTAACATACAAAGAAGTCCACCCAACTACCTAAATATCAATAATTAGATTAGATGATGCAATGATGTTGCTATCTACCTTACAAGTTTCCTCAAATTCACAGTTTTAGACCAAAAAACGTAAATCCTTCTTTCTTAGCTTAACAATGTACACATATATATATCAGAAGACAAATTATACTGTAAGACTGTCGTATGTTCCGACCAATTAAAAAGTGACTATTGTAGGTTGAATGTGACcactttttaatataaaaatggTCCATGTTTATCAAACATCATATGATCATATCAGACTGCGGTCACACACAATATCagaaaaattatatacaaagaAACAGTTTAAGTTAGGCAagttatattactattattaggTGAATTCATCCTGAGACTATGAACAACAAATTAAAAATATAAATTCTTGTACTGCTGATTTACACTAGAAGTTTCTAAAACAGATTTATTAATAGCTAACCATTCATTTAAATAGGTCATGAGACGGTGTAGGAGATTCTTCTCCACTGAAGACAAGCTTATTCAGCTCGTTCTTCCTCCTTTTTTTCTACGCTCTTGTGGCGTAAGTGCACCTGGCTCGTCTCGTTGGCTCATGGAAGTTGTTAGTATTGCTGATGGTTTGGACGGAGTTGCTCGTGGCCTTTCTACATCGTTTTACCAGCTTGTCACCTTTCGTCTCTTTTGTCATGAGACGGTGTTAATTTTATTAGATTTATAGTTTACTTTTCTCTTAGACACCGTTCAATGTACTATTATTAGGATTGCTCAAGCTATGGCTATGTTAATAGCCTAAGCTAGCAATCTTTTTCactctcacaaaaaaaaaaaaaaaaaaaaaataggtcaTGATCGATATTTGTATCTTTATTCGTTTTACACAATGTTTGTAACCTTATGCAAGGCACTCGTACATGAGAATAACAGGAAAAAAAATGAATATCAGAACTAGAAATCATATGACAATATCAAAGATCGCAAATTCTTACGTGCGATCCTCAGAAACTTTTtgataaatagtgactattttttatgattaaaaatgatattttttcttttttaaagtggtcactttttaccaaaaaaaaacacAGAAAAGACCGTCGTACACGAGACTAGCTGATCAAAGAGTATTCAAAATGTCAATCaaacaataatttcaaatttgaTCAAATGAGAATGTAATGCTCAGCTGGGATGCTTGATGATTCTTTGAAGAACAACAGTTCTAGCCCTCCTAATATCCCTACTGCACATATCAGCTTGAGTCCCCAAATCTTCAACATTCTTAGTAAACAAAGCCATCAACTTTCTTATCTCCTCGATCCCGACCTTGACTGCTTCTTCTGTGATTGCAAAATCAGCATTCTTCAGCAACGCTTCCAGCTCGATTTCAAGCTTTTCAATCAACACCCTTATATTATCCAAATCCTTGATGGCAATATAAGTTCCCACCTGCATAGTACTGATCACCTCCTTCTGACCCTTCAATGCATTCTCGAAACTCTTCCAAAGCGAATCAATCCACTTCCCCATTGACCCAATAGGAATAGCTGTTGCCGCGGCCAGAGCTGCTGCCACTGGTGGTGCAGCAACAGCCGCTGTCACCACCGAGCAAATCAGCACCGCGGCAAAGGTGGCTACAAATATGATATTGGAAACTTTTCGCCAAGCGTGAACGTTTTTCAGCTTCTTGTCAAGCTTGTTTTTCTGAACCTGCAATTTCTCAAGCATTGATGCTTGTTGTCTATAAACAGACTGAAATATATGGAAAAACTCGTCAGTAAACGGATCTCCGGCTTCCTTAAAAATCTTAAGCTCTTCCAATGTTTTCAAATACTCGGTCTCCCCTGCACTTTTCTCGCCTTCAAATTGCTGCAACGCGACCATTAAAAGCAACTGGCCATCTCGAACCCTTTTGAGACATTTCTCCAAGGCAGCACAGAAATCGAGAGTTTGTAAACTGTTCTCAAAGTATTCTTCGACAAGGTCGAATAACTCCGGGGTTTTCCAAATATCTTGCTTACATTCCAGGATAACTTTGACGACTTCCTGGTTCATGTCTAACAAACATCCAGTCACTTCTTTCAAGGAATCAAACGAAAGGGAACGAACCTCAACTCCGACTGCTAACGAGTTGATCACGTGATTAGTACGAGCGTGCAGGGTTGTGTCAAAGGTTTGCAGAACTGCATCAGTTCTACAAGCTGCTGTATACGATGTGAGACCGGTTACATACTGCAAATTGTCGATTTCAGACGAACTTTCTACCGATTTCTTGCTCATATGTCCTCCCATAGTTCCAAAATCTACTTCAGTTCTATCCTGCTATAAGCAAAAAGAAAAACAACTTTATATCATGAATTTAGAAACGGTTTTCGAAGAAAGATCGAAACCCAATTGAGAATATAAAGAGAAGAACAAAACCCGGATGGCGAAATCCAAGGAATGACAGAAAGTTGAGATTTTTAACGGCAAAGAGATGAAGATGATGAAACAAAAGATGAGATTTTTGTTAATGTTTTTGTAAGGATGACTCTCAATAATAGGATGTTTAGGCTcaataattaaaacgaaggttAAATTGGGAAATAAATGAAGAGTTAAAAGAGAGAGGAAGAAAATGGCTTGCACGCATCAGGAATCAGGAAGGAAAATGTGGCTTATGAGCATGTGATGGAAAACGCGGGAAGCAATGTGTTACCTTTCGTTTCTTTTTTAAAACTTAAAAAAAATCATAATAATAGtgtaacacttttttttttttttttttgatgacgagggggttgagttccccccgggcccatgcattctcGCACCACCGCAtagaccatgtaagccacccccttcgggggctgcagtggccaagtgatcatcgcccagCTGGTAGTCAAActtgggacctctcaactcctgcatttctgcaagcttcaaggtttaacccagctatcactggactaacaccacttggttaataGTGTAACacattgattatataaaaatattattattttattttaaagactTAATTCGGACTTTTTTATTTTTTCCACTTTATCCTCGGACCCATCAAAATTATCAACAATTAAATATAGGACCCCACTAAACCTACTTTATACACAAACAAAACACTATTTACGGGTCTTAAGTTGGGTCTTGGATTCCCAAGACCCATTCTAAGACTTTGCTACAGTACACTTGCTTTATCCATGTTATGCTGCAAGGTTGAGGCTGAGATCTTTGCTCAGACCCTTGCTAAGACCTGGTTAATCTGAGCCTAAGTTTATAATATGACTGGcatgtttttttatttaattttagctCATTTCAGTTCATTTTAgctttatttaattcaatttatttcagtttcattcagtttcattcaattcagttcaagctcatctcttcacaaattaactcttacttaagttaagttcagttcagttcaatacTGTTCAGAGTCATACATTGTTATACGGAGTAATAGATGCCTTCAATAAATTTTAGCAATTTTAAATATTTTGCTAGGTTTATgatcttttttcttctttctcgCTTGGTGGCGAGCTAGTGAGATGATGACACAAGTTTCAGACTATCATAGATTGAAAATATATCATTCTGGTCAAAACAATCACAAATGCATATCTCCGAGGAGGCTTCACAAGTATGCAATGGATTGGTGGATGGTGTGATACTCCTCCTCCTTAAATGTGTCCTCCTAAGGTTCTGGGGGGACTATCATCTTCGATACCTAAGTCAAATTGTGTAATATAACGGTTTTAGATCTCACTTGAGGTGATGGTCTCATTTCACTCACTTCAACTGAAGTGAGATCTCGAATCGTTTTCGTATACAATCTAACTTAGGCATCGGAGAGCGTCCCCTGGAATCCTGATAGCCTGTTTGTTGACGTGTGCAGGACACATCCAAGGAGAAGGAATAAAGATGAAATAGGCACGATGGCTGCTGGGTTAGTCTTGGCACGCCCCAGCGTGTTACATGGCCCATTTTAGTATGACACGACGCAGCACGATACGACACGCCATGGGTCGTGGATTGTGCCTAGGCCGAAGGTTCGTAAGTGCTTAGGCGTTGTTTGGTAAACGACATATTGGCCAATTTTTGGCATATTTAAggattttagcatgtttgactaatcaatatgttaattttagtgtttggtaaacaacatattgaaacaacatatttggggtcaatatactGTTTTACAATATGTTGTTTACCCAagcatattggttagcatattataaaataggaaatatttctccattttacaaagaaaactaacaatcgactaatcgtaatctgccaattatcaaacactcaaattaattctgctaattataatatgctagtcaaaccttctgataaaatctgtcatttataatctgcttttgcaatctgcttatgctgaaattaattcGTTGTTTACCAAACATGGCTTAGGTTAGGCATGACAGACCTATTAAGGTACAACACGCTTGGGCACGCCTAATATACAAAGAAATAAGGCTGAAATGGAAGAATGACTTGGCCACGCCATGGGTCGTGGGCCATGCCTTTGACataattttcattttattgaCATGGCATGACATGACACGATATCCACCTTCCCGTGCCTGAGCCGACCATTTTCTCCTCCAGGCACGATGCCCCGCACAAAGTGTAACACCCCACGAGGTTATAACATTAAGTTGTCCTACGTTGGGAAAATAAGAGGCTTTTGATATGTTTATAAATGATTCCACCAACTATTTAGTAACAATGTCTTACGCTTttaggcttaagtgaggacaaacaATAGGGCCAAAGGTGCACATCCCATTTTATTTGGGTTTGTGTTACGACTCTGACGAGTCGGATTGTTATACAAAGTACGACCCGACACGACCCACTTCCATTTCTAAGAAGGAGCATCACACCATCAACCAATCCTTCAGTAGGATAACGTACTTCTGAAGTCTCCCAGGGCATATGCATACGTGATTGTAGAAGGATTATGGGGTTTTAAGAAGGGATGATGGAATTATTGAATTACTCTCCTATAGCTCTATTTGGCAtgacacttcaggtagcttatttgacctaCCTGATTTTTGTGCAAGTGTTCGGCAAGTagcctgaaatgaaatgctacctagaatagcatttgagatttcaggtacctgaaatcagTTATTTTCCATGTTTACCTCttaatctataatattaaataattactatatccttttacgtcattttatcaAAAATCAGCCACATTTCAGCTACTTTCCCAAacattttttatataatcagttaccttatcagctcctaattttcagttacttatcagctaccttttcaggttttggTTAGCTTTTAAGTTTTTAGGTACCTTTTTCaactagttttaccaaacagagcctataTCTAAATCCTTGTCCTGGTCATTCGTTTGTCTTTGATGATGgcataaagattaaggaaagaggTGATGgtcaattattagatgacaagtacACTAAGGttttttttattaggtaagaaaactaggttgatcctctagagtaggaccaacctatctcatcctttcgaatgagggagctaagttgaagccaccggctatcaaaccacctcgaaagagttggacatgaatgtccaatagtagccatgaagtcagcaaccttgttggtttCACGAAagtaatgtttaattatcacttcatcgaaaaaatgaaggtctaattttatatccttgataatactagaaatttctcaaggaatttgccaagtacctcgaataaAGTTAATAACactaagggtccgtttggatacaattttagggGGGAAaaggaggggagggggagtgaggggaggtgaagggatgggagagaaggggagggcaaatgagatgtgggtgtttggataacaaaaattatgaagggaaatggaaggggaggaaggagggagatgaagaatggatggatGATTGAAAGGTGTTGGTGGTATAATTAGAGTtcaaataatgttttctttccaaatcttgccacccttggaaagattataatttgttctataggagggaaaataagtcctctcatttttctccccttccatttcctttctcccatattttttatccaaacaaaggaaattaaatccctccatttccctcccctccccttctct
Encoded here:
- the LOC141599298 gene encoding UPF0496 protein At4g34320-like is translated as MGGHMSKKSVESSSEIDNLQYVTGLTSYTAACRTDAVLQTFDTTLHARTNHVINSLAVGVEVRSLSFDSLKEVTGCLLDMNQEVVKVILECKQDIWKTPELFDLVEEYFENSLQTLDFCAALEKCLKRVRDGQLLLMVALQQFEGEKSAGETEYLKTLEELKIFKEAGDPFTDEFFHIFQSVYRQQASMLEKLQVQKNKLDKKLKNVHAWRKVSNIIFVATFAAVLICSVVTAAVAAPPVAAALAAATAIPIGSMGKWIDSLWKSFENALKGQKEVISTMQVGTYIAIKDLDNIRVLIEKLEIELEALLKNADFAITEEAVKVGIEEIRKLMALFTKNVEDLGTQADMCSRDIRRARTVVLQRIIKHPS